The region CGAAACTTAGGGAGGCATATCGCGGCGATGCAACCCCTAAAGTCGTTGCGTGTCGGTTTCACTTTGATTGAATTGCTGGTAGTGATCGCGATCATCGCGATCTTGGCAGCAATTCTGTTTCCCGTGTTCAGCCAAGCGAGAGCAAAAGCGAGGCAAGCAGCGTGTCTCAATAACTTCAAGCAGGTCGGGACAGCGATGCTACAATACACGCAAGACTACGACGAATGTTTCCCTTACAACCGCTTTTACGGTCCACGCGGGGCAGCGTTTCAGAACTGGAAATACGGGCTCTTTCCCTACATCCGAAACTTACAGGTTTACGAGTGTCCGGAAGCGCGGGCACAAATCGCGCGCATGTTGGGCGATACCCAGCGTCCTTGGCGCGGCTCTCCGATGGACGAAACTTGGGCGCATTGCAATCTCAACTCACCGTGGTATACGGGTGACCCGCTGTGCACTGTCCCACAACAGGCAAACCTTTGGTTCCCGCGCGGTTACACAGTTAACGGTGCCGTTTTCAACTTAGCCGCCAGCGTGCTCGGTTGGGCGAACCCCCCGCGCCATCAAGCGCAACTGCAAGTTCCCGCAGAGACCGTTTGGCTGCAGGATGGGCGCAACTATGAACCGGACACAGGTCCTTGGGTGTCGGTGCGATGCTGGTGTCCGCCGCCGGGCGATTCCGTGGGCGGTGATGTGCCCGAACCGTCGTCACCGTGCGGCTTCGTCCGGCAGTACGGCTGGCTCATCAATCACTTGAAAGGGGTCGTCTTCGCCTACGCCGACGGGCATGCCAAATGGACGCGGCTGGCGTTAGCGATTGAGCGGAACGATTGGAAGTGGGCGTGCCTACAACGACCAGGCGAGCAAACCTTTCATCCGCCAGGCGTTCAGGACTACAGTCCTGCATCCTGCGGCGGCGTCCCTGATGCTTCCGCCTGCCGCTCCTACGCGGCAGGTAACATAGCGGCGGAGTATAGATAAGCAGTCACGACAAGGGTCGTCCAATTGCGCCTCAAAGAGGTGACCGCAATGCAGCGGTTCGTGCCGTTGTGGCAATGGGTGGTCATCGTCTTCGGGTTGTTCGTTCTTCTCATCGGCGTGGGGCGTTGGGTTTACAACCGCATCGTCATGAGTAGGGCATTGCCTCCTGCCTCCCCCAAAGAGGCAGTGCAGGAGTATCAAGAGCAGGTGCTCGGATACCCAGCAAGGCAACCGACCTCACGCCCCACTGCTCCGCCCCGTTGACAGGATTTTCATAGACGAAAGCGAGCAAACCAAGTCCTTCTGACCCCGCCAGCGACAAAATCCGTCTACTGAGGGGTGACGCAGCGATGCTGCGGGGCATTGTTCCGCCGATGGTGACACCGTTTGATGAGAGCGATGAAGTGGACGAACACGGGTTGCGGGCGGAGACGCAATTTATGTTGAAGGCCGGCGTTCACGGCTTGGCAATTTGCGGAAGCACAGGTGAAGGGCACACCCTTTCGCCTGATGAAACACGCCTCGTCACCGAGATTGTCGCTGATGAAGTCAATGCCCACGCGTCAAGAACAGGAGGGCACTCTATCCCCATCATCGTCGGCGTAATCGCCAACTCCACTCGCCAAGCACTTCGTCACGCCAACGCCGTTCGCGATTTGCCTGTTGCAGCGTTAATGGTCACACCGCCACATTACCTCTTCACGCCAAGCGAGGCGGAAATGTTCGCTTACTTCCGCGCTATCGGCGAAGAAACCGGTTTGCCCGTCCTCGTTTACAATGTCGTGCCTTGGGCTTACTTGAGCGCCGACGCTTTGGTGAAGTTGATGTCGGAAACGGCTGCGGTCATCGGTGTCAAGCAAAGTGCTGGCGATTTGCACGCGCTGGCGTGGCTGTTGACAAATTTGCCTGAAGGCAAAGTCGTTTTGAGCGCTGTTGACGATTTGCTTTACCCCAGTTTCCTTTTGGGCGCTCACGGGGCAATTGCAGGTCTTTGCACCGCTGCACCGCATTTGAGCGTTCGTCTTTGGAACGCCGTTCAATCCAGTGACCACGAAACAGCGTCGCAATGCCATCGCAGGTTATTGCGAGTGTGGCAAGTGCTCCATGCCCCAAACTTTCCTGCCTGCGTCAAAGCAGCGTTGATTTTGCAAGGCGTCCCCGTAGGTCGTCCCCGTCGCCCGTTGGAGCCATTGACCGATGCGGAAATTGACCGCTTGCGAACTGTCTTGCAAAATGAATTGGGTGAATGAGATGGGTCGGCTGCTGATTGCGACGACGAACAAAGGGAAGATGAGGGAAATTTCGGCGCTGCTGCGAAATGAGCCGATGGAAATCGTCACGCCCGATGAACTGGGCATCGTTCTGGACTACGAGGAGATAAGTGACGACATTCGTTTGGTTGCTCGCGAAAAAGCAATTCACGCGTGGCAAAAATCGGGTTTGCCATCTTTGGCGGAAGACACGGCGTTGGAAGTGGATGCTTTAGGTGGTCTGCCTGGTGCAAGGGCTAAAGTGTTTTTCGGCGAAAATGTCTCCGATGCGGAGCGATGGAAAGGATTGCTTAAGTTGCTGGAAGGTGTCCCGATGGAAAAGCGGACGGCGCGTTTTCGGTGCGCGATGGCTGTGGCTTTTTCGGAAAACGAAGTGCTCGCAGCCGAAGGGGTGTTAGAAGGCGTTATCGCCACCGAACCGCGCGGGGTTGGTGGGTTCGGTTATGACCCCGTCTTTTTCGTCCCTTCATTGGGCAAAACTTTGGCGGAGTTGAGCGTTGAGGAGAAAAACGCCATCAGCCATCGTGCCCAAGCGTTACGAACCCTGCTGCCTCACATTCTGCAAAGGTTGGGAAAAATGTAAAGGCACACACTGACGCACCCGATTCCTTTCAGGCGCATCAGTATGTGCCGTTTCAACAGAGTCGGTGTCCTCGCGTTCGTTCACCTTAGGCGTGGGAATTTGGGTTCGCCTTTGCCGACATAGCGTGCCCGCTCAGCGTTGATGAAATCCAGAACCAGCGCCCAGCGTGGCTTGTCGGAAGTGTTGGGTGCTGAGTAGTGCAATGTCAGACCATCATGGAAGGCGACATCGCCTGGCTGCGCTTCTACGACGACTGCCTTGTTGGTGTCCACCTTGCTCATGTCCGCCGCCAAATGCCCCAAGCCATAAGTGTCAACATGAGCCGTCGTGATGTTGCCGAGTTTGTGGCTGCCTGGGATGTATTGCATGCAACCGTTTTCCAAAGTCGCTTCGTCCAACGCAATCCACGCAGCGACATGGATGTGCGGTTCATCTTTGGGCTCAAAGGGGAAGTAAGGCAAATCTTGATGCCACGGCTTCTCTACGCCGATCTTGGGTGGCTTGAGCATCGCTTTATCGGCAAAGAACCAGATGGCAGAAGTGCCCAACAAATCTTCCACGATGTCCAGCAACTTCGGATTGCTCACAAATCGTGTCAACACTTCGTCGTGCCCGAACAAGTTCCAAACTTTGCGGGCGGCATGGAGCGGGTCATCGGGGATGTATTTGCCTTGAGCCACTAACGGCTCTAACTGAATATGCACGCCGTCATGGGTCACGGTGTCTTGCTCGGGCTTTTGCCCTTCCCGCAGCATCCGCAACCCTTCACGGATATAATGGGCGAGGCGTTCTTTGACAGCGGCAATTTCATCGGGTGAAAACAGTTCCCGCACGACGAGGAAGCCGTCACGCTCATACTGCTCGCGCTGCTCCGCTACCAGCGCTTTGAGCGTCACCATCATCGCACACCTCCTTTGCCGTCACCGTTGTTGCGGGCGCCCTTCAAGGGAGTTCTTGGCAGGTATAAAACGCCGCGTCGTTTTTTCCAGGCGCACCACCGATTGCCGCTATAATTCATGCGGCAAAAGGGGGCAAATCCGCAATGGCGGAAGCGGACAAAGTTTTGTCGGAACCGGAACGCCCGACAATTGCCCCGATGACCGTAGTGCGGACAGATTTCCCCGCCTATCCGACTGCCGAGGCGCTGCGGGAATGGAATTGGGTGTGGGAGACGATGGCAGTCGCTTTCCTGCATGCCCGCCAGCATGAATGTCTGCCTCATTGGCGCATCGCACCCCGACGATTGCCCAATGCCATCTTGTTTTTCGTTCATGCGGGACGAGCAAAGTGGCAAGTCGGCGAAATCAGCGTCATCGCTCAACCTCACGATGTTTTGCTCATCCCCGAAAATGTCGTGCACGCCGCTGAGCACATGCCCGAACGCCGATTTTGTGTCAGCGCCGTGCATTTCACGGCACGGCTGTTTGAAGTCGTGGATGTTCTGTCGTTGCTCGGTTACCCCTTTCATGTTCCCAGTATGCCGCAAGTGCAAGGGAGCATTGATGAAC is a window of bacterium HR17 DNA encoding:
- the araC_2 gene encoding Arabinose operon regulatory protein, with product MAEADKVLSEPERPTIAPMTVVRTDFPAYPTAEALREWNWVWETMAVAFLHARQHECLPHWRIAPRRLPNAILFFVHAGRAKWQVGEISVIAQPHDVLLIPENVVHAAEHMPERRFCVSAVHFTARLFEVVDVLSLLGYPFHVPSMPQVQGSIDELLRLSACQPMGWRRRGAALVTEVILQIAQERPNLLHPMGSPLAVKAFKVLRPALQFVEDHLSDKVSVAEMAQLVMCSQRHLRRLFHQMVGMTPKRWLLERRLQRAATLLTQTDLPVKTVAAECGFDDLPHFNRTFRQRFGQSPTQYRRAALKAL
- the ectD_2 gene encoding Ectoine dioxygenase; translation: MVTLKALVAEQREQYERDGFLVVRELFSPDEIAAVKERLAHYIREGLRMLREGQKPEQDTVTHDGVHIQLEPLVAQGKYIPDDPLHAARKVWNLFGHDEVLTRFVSNPKLLDIVEDLLGTSAIWFFADKAMLKPPKIGVEKPWHQDLPYFPFEPKDEPHIHVAAWIALDEATLENGCMQYIPGSHKLGNITTAHVDTYGLGHLAADMSKVDTNKAVVVEAQPGDVAFHDGLTLHYSAPNTSDKPRWALVLDFINAERARYVGKGEPKFPRLR
- the rdgB gene encoding dITP/XTP pyrophosphatase, with translation MRKLTACELSCKMNWVNEMGRLLIATTNKGKMREISALLRNEPMEIVTPDELGIVLDYEEISDDIRLVAREKAIHAWQKSGLPSLAEDTALEVDALGGLPGARAKVFFGENVSDAERWKGLLKLLEGVPMEKRTARFRCAMAVAFSENEVLAAEGVLEGVIATEPRGVGGFGYDPVFFVPSLGKTLAELSVEEKNAISHRAQALRTLLPHILQRLGKM
- the dapA_2 gene encoding 4-hydroxy-tetrahydrodipicolinate synthase → MLRGIVPPMVTPFDESDEVDEHGLRAETQFMLKAGVHGLAICGSTGEGHTLSPDETRLVTEIVADEVNAHASRTGGHSIPIIVGVIANSTRQALRHANAVRDLPVAALMVTPPHYLFTPSEAEMFAYFRAIGEETGLPVLVYNVVPWAYLSADALVKLMSETAAVIGVKQSAGDLHALAWLLTNLPEGKVVLSAVDDLLYPSFLLGAHGAIAGLCTAAPHLSVRLWNAVQSSDHETASQCHRRLLRVWQVLHAPNFPACVKAALILQGVPVGRPRRPLEPLTDAEIDRLRTVLQNELGE